The Verrucomicrobiota bacterium genome includes the window CGTTCCTTGAACCGCGCGATCGCCTCGGGCGAGGCCCCGTCATCGCGCGGCGTCACGTTGCGGCGCTCGAGCTCGACCCTCGGCTTGCCGAGCCGGTCGGCAAGCGCGTCGACCGATTCCTGCATCTTCTCGGTGATGCCGACGAAGACGAAGTGCTCATCGATGAGTCGCTTGAAGTTTTCGAGCGTCATCTCCCAGGGCAGGTAACGGAGGATGTAGGCCTCTTCTCTGTCGAGGTAATCGTCGGGACCGGCGTACTTGAACTCGACTTGCACGCCCTTGAAGTAGTGCTCGCCGCGCGCGCATTTGTTGCGCAGGTAGAAGTAATGTGACAGATGCTGTTGGAGCGGATCGCGCATGATGGTGATGAACTGCCGGGCCCCCGGGTAGTAGTCGAACACGCCCGTGCCCCGGTTACGGTTGAAGAAGCCGTGGATGCACATGCCGTGGCGCTGCCGGAGACCGAGGAAGC containing:
- a CDS encoding sulfotransferase family 2 domain-containing protein is translated as MRTYDSRHPLISIHLPKSGGTTFRKALETWFPHRLHYHYFVEKNRARPTRIRLRRGFLGLRQRHGMCIHGFFNRNRGTGVFDYYPGARQFITIMRDPLQQHLSHYFYLRNKCARGEHYFKGVQVEFKYAGPDDYLDREEAYILRYLPWEMTLENFKRLIDEHFVFVGITEKMQESVDALADRLGKPRVELERRNVTPRDDGASPEAIARFKERHQLEYALYNYALELNR